A single region of the Ziziphus jujuba cultivar Dongzao chromosome 10, ASM3175591v1 genome encodes:
- the LOC107411932 gene encoding 26S proteasome regulatory subunit 6A homolog, producing MASAMVEDTSFEDEQLASMTADDIVRASRLLDNEIRILKEELQRTNLELDSYKEKIKENQEKIKLNKQLPYLVGNIVEILEMNPEDEAEEDGANIDLDSQRKGKCVVLKTSTRQTIFLPVVGLVDPDKLKPGDLVGVNKDSYLILDTLPSEYDSRVKAMEVDEKPTEDYNDIGGLEKQIQELVEAIVLPMTHKERFQKLGIRPPKGVLLYGPPGTGKTLMARACAAQTNATFLKLAGPQLVQMFIGDGAKLVRDAFQLAKEKSPCIIFIDEIDAIGTKRFDSEVSGDREVQRTMLELLNQLDGFSSDDRIKVIAATNRADILDPALMRSGRLDRKIEFPHPTEEARARILQIHSRKMNVHPDVNFEELARSTDDFNGAQLKAVCVEAGMLALRRDATEVNHEDFNEGIIQVQAKKKASLNYYA from the exons ATGGCAAGCGCCATGGTAGAGGACACGAGCTTTGAGGATGAACAGCTCGCTTCCATGACCGCCGATGACATTGTCAGAGCCTCTCGCCTTCTCGACAACGAGATCCGTATACTCAAG GAAGAGTTGCAAAGAACAAATTTGGAGTTGGATTCGTACAAGGAGAAAATTAAGGAGAACCAAGAGAAGATTAAGCTCAACAAACAGTTACCTTACTTGGTCGGCAACATTGTTGAG ATTTTGGAAATGAACCCAGAAGACGAGGCTGAGGAAGATGGTGCAAATATTGATCTTGACTCacaaaggaaaggaaaatgTGTTGTCCTGAAAACATCTACTCGCCAG ACAATTTTTCTACCTGTTGTTGGGCTTGTTGACCCTGATAAGTTAAAACCTGGTGATCTGGTTGGGGTGAACAAAGATAGTTACCTGATCTTGGATACTCTGCCATCTGAGTATGATTCTCGAGTAAAGGCCATGGAGGTTGATGAAAAACCTACTGAAGACTACAATGACATTGGAGGACTAGAGAAGCAG ATCCAAGAACTGGTTGAGGCTATTGTTTTACCCATGACACACAAGGAGCGGTTTCAGAAGCTAGGAATTCGTCCACCTAAGGGAGTGCTCTTATATGGACCTCCTGGGACTGGGAAAACTCTTATGGCCCGTGCTTGTGCTGCACAGACAAATGCTACTTTCCTGAAACTGGCAGGCCCACAACTGGTCCAG ATGTTCATCGGAGATGGAGCAAAACTTGTTCGCGATGCTTTTCAGCTTGCAAAAGAGAAATCTCCCTGTATCATTTTTATAGATGAAATCGATGCTATCGGCACAAAGCGGTTTGATAG TGAAGTGAGTGGAGATAGGGAGGTGCAACGTACTATGTTAGAATTGTTGAATCAACTTGATGGCTTTAGTAGTGATGACCGCATCAAG GTAATAGCAGCAACGAATCGTGCTGACATTCTGGACCCTGCTCTTATGCGTTCTGGTCGATTGGATCGTAAAATTGAGTTTCCTCATCCCACAGAAGAGGCAAGGGCTAGAATCTTGCAG ATCCACTCTAGAAAGATGAATGTTCACCCAGATGTCAACTTCGAGGAACTTGCACGGTCCACTGATGACTTCAATGGTGCACAACTGAAGGCAGTTTGTGTGGAGGCAGGCATGCTAGCTCTCCGCCGTGATGCGACTGAG GTGAACCATGAAGACTTCAATGAAGGTATCATTCAAGTTCAGGCAAAGAAGAAAGCGAGCTTGAACTACTACGCTTAG
- the LOC107411924 gene encoding uncharacterized protein LOC107411924, with protein sequence MAEIKADTDTVQVTPAHSISDQKVARTKRVASVDIFRGLTVALMILVDDAGGEWPMIGHAPWNGCNLADFVMPFFLFIVGISIALAFKRISNQLVAVKKVILRTLKLLFWGLLLQGGFSHAPDKLTYGVDMKVIRWCGILQRIALAYLVVALVEIVSRDAQAKGLTPGRLSIFKLYAWHWMVGAGVLVVYLAVIYGIYVPDWHFTVRDKDSIDYGKSFTVSCNVRGKLDPPCNAVGYIDRKVLGISHMYIHPAWRRSKACTEDSPYEGPFRKGAPSWCHAPFEPEGILSSISAILSTIIGVHFGHVLIHLKGHQERSKHWILTGFALLISGIILHFTNAIPLNKQLYTLSYVCVTAGAAALVFSAFYIMVDIFNLKYLFLPLEWIGMNAMLVYVMAAEGIFAGFINGWYYDDPHNTLVYWIQKHIFIGVWHSRKVGILLYVIFAEILFWGIVADILHWLRIYWKL encoded by the exons ATGGCCGAAATCAAAGCAGATACTGATACAGTTCAGGTAACACCGGCGCACAGTATCTCCGACCAAAAAGTTGCAAGGACGAAACGGGTTGCTTCTGTTGACATCTTTCGAGGCCTAACAGTTGCG TTGATGATTTTGGTCGATGATGCCGGTGGAGAGTGGCCTATGATTGGGCATGCACCTTGGAATGGTTGCAATCTTGCGGACTTTGTAATGCCATTCTTTTTGTTCATTGTGGGAATTTCCATTGCGCTTGCTTTCAAG CGAATATCCAATCAGCTTGTGGCTGTCAAGAAGGTGATTCTGAGAACTCTGAAACTACTGTTTTGGGGTCTCCTATTACAAG GAGGTTTCTCACATGCACCAGACAAGCTAACATATGGTGTAGACATGAAAGTGATAAGGTGGTGTGGGATACTCCAG AGAATTGCTCTTGCATATCTGGTAGTGGCACTTGTGGAAATTGTTTCAAGAGATGCACAAGCCAAGGGTTTAACACCTGGCCGTCTCTCTATATTCAAGTTATACGCTTGGCATTG GATGGTGGGAGCAGGTGTCCTAGTTGTTTACTTGGCTGTAATTTATGGGATATATGTTCCTGATTGGCATTTCACTGTCCGTGACAAAGATAGTATTGATTATGGGAAGAGTTTCACT GTATCATGCAATGTGAGAGGAAAACTGGATCCGCCATGTAATGCAGTAGGATACATTGACAGAAAAGTTCTGGGAATCAGTCACATGTATATACATCCGGCCTGGAGGAGATCTAAG GCTTGCACCGAGGATTCCCCATATGAGGGGCCCTTTCGGAAAGGCGCACCATCTTGGTGTCATGCTCCTTTTGAACCTGAAGGAATTTTAAG CTCTATATCTGCTATTCTGTCAACAATCATAGGGGTGCATTTTGGGCATGTGCTCATACATTTAAAG GGTCATCAGGAAAGATCGAAGCATTGGATCCTGACAGGTTTTGCTCTCCTCATTTCAGGGATTATTCTTCATTTCACCAATG CAATACCTTTAAATAAACAGTTGTACACGCTTAGCTATGTTTGTGTAACTGCTGGAGCAGCAGCATTGGTATTCTCAGCCTTCTACATAATG GTTGATATATTCAATTTGAAGTATCTATTCTTGCCCCTGGAATGGATTGGCATGAATGCTATGCTTGTGTATGTTATGGCAGCTGAAGGCATCTTTGCAGGATTCATCAATGGGTGGTATTATGATGACCCCCACAATACACTA GTATATTGGATTCAAAAGCACATCTTCATAGGAGTTTGGCATTCCAGGAAAGTAGGCATTCTACTTTATGTCATCTTCGCAGAGATCCTGTTTTGGGGCATTGTAGCTGATATTTTGCATTGGCTGCGCATATACTGGAAGCTTTAG
- the LOC107411926 gene encoding sm-like protein LSM4 isoform X2, with product MLPLSLLKTAQGHPMLVELKNGETYNGHLVNCDTWMNIHLREVICTSKDGDRFWRMPECYIRGNTIKYLRVPDEVIDKVQEETKSRSDRKPPGVGRGRGRVREEGPGGKQAKGVGHGVDDAGSRGLGGGRGRGLTRKTRINKGGGRGRG from the exons ATG CTTCCTCTTTCCCTGCTTAAGACCGCGCAAGGGCATCCTATG TTGGTGGAGCTCAAAAATGGGGAGACTTACAATGGGCATTTGGTAAATTGTGATACTTGGATGAACATCCACCTTCGAGAAGTCATTTGTACCTCGAAA GATGGAGATCGGTTTTGGAGAATGCCAGAGTGTTATATTCGTGGAAATACTATAAAGTATCTTAGAGTCCCAGATGAG GTTATTGATAAAGTTCAGGAGGAGACCAAGAGCCGGTCAG ATAGAAAGCCACCTGGTGTGGGACGTGGAAGAGGGAGAGTTAGAGAGGAAGGTCCTGGTGGGAAGCAAGCAAAAGGCGTTGGACATGGTGTAGATGATGCAGGTTCCAGAGGCTTGGGTGGAGGCCGGGGTAGAGGGTTAACGCGCAAGACTCGTATTAACAAAG GTGGAGGTCGTGGTCGTGGCTGA
- the LOC107411926 gene encoding sm-like protein LSM4 isoform X1, translating to MVCEFYFCLLRSLVFETVRFYALLRWLSLQLPLSLLKTAQGHPMLVELKNGETYNGHLVNCDTWMNIHLREVICTSKDGDRFWRMPECYIRGNTIKYLRVPDEVIDKVQEETKSRSDRKPPGVGRGRGRVREEGPGGKQAKGVGHGVDDAGSRGLGGGRGRGLTRKTRINKGGGRGRG from the exons ATGGTATGCGAGTTTTATTTTTGCCTTCTCCGTAGTTTGGTTTTCGAAACTGTTAGATTTTATGCTTTACTTCGTTGGCTTTCATTGCAGCTTCCTCTTTCCCTGCTTAAGACCGCGCAAGGGCATCCTATG TTGGTGGAGCTCAAAAATGGGGAGACTTACAATGGGCATTTGGTAAATTGTGATACTTGGATGAACATCCACCTTCGAGAAGTCATTTGTACCTCGAAA GATGGAGATCGGTTTTGGAGAATGCCAGAGTGTTATATTCGTGGAAATACTATAAAGTATCTTAGAGTCCCAGATGAG GTTATTGATAAAGTTCAGGAGGAGACCAAGAGCCGGTCAG ATAGAAAGCCACCTGGTGTGGGACGTGGAAGAGGGAGAGTTAGAGAGGAAGGTCCTGGTGGGAAGCAAGCAAAAGGCGTTGGACATGGTGTAGATGATGCAGGTTCCAGAGGCTTGGGTGGAGGCCGGGGTAGAGGGTTAACGCGCAAGACTCGTATTAACAAAG GTGGAGGTCGTGGTCGTGGCTGA